TAAATCTAAATAAGGTACTTTTATCAAGAAAGATATATAAAAATTTGAGATCCTATAGATTAAAAACTCCTAAAATTAAAAAATATAATTATTTGAGTTGATAATCGAAAATTAATTATTATTTATTTTTCTCCTCAATCATTTTATGAATTATTGGAGTGAGAATTAGTTCCATTGCGAAACCCATTTTCCCTCCATTTACAACGATACTTGTAGGACTTGACATAAATGAATCGTTAATCATTCCAAGCAAGTATTGAAAATCAATCCCCCATTTCTCTCTTGCCCCTTTTCTGAAATGTATGATCACAAAGCTCTCGTCAGGGGTTGGGATATTCCTGCATATAAAAGGATTAGAAGTGTCAATTGTGGGAATTCTTTGGAAATTAATATCGGTTTTGCTGAATTGTGGGCAAATGTGATTTATATAATCAGGCATTCTTCTCAATATAGTATCCACAATGGTTTCCGCTGAATAACCTCTTTCTGCGTTATCTCTATGGATTTTTTGAATCCACTCTAAATTTGTTATTGGAACAACACCAACAAGTAAATCAGCATAAGATGCCACATTGTATCCATCACCTTCTACCCCGCCATGCAAACCTTCATAAAAAAGTACATCTGTTCCCTCAGGAATATCTTCCCATGGAGTAAATTGTCCAGGTTCCAAGGCTGTCCCAAGTCTTGTATTATGTTCTTCTGCTTCTTCAAGACTATGTAGATAATATCTTTTCTTTCCTCCTCCAGTTTCACCATAGATTTTAAAAAGTTCTTCTAGCTTGTCAAAAAGATTAGCCTCTGGACCAAAATGAGAGAAATTTTCACCTTTTGAAAGAGCGTCTGCCATAGCTTTTTTCATAGGCATTCTTTCAAATCTGTGGTAACTATCACCTTCTACAACTGCGGGAACAATATCTTCTCTGGCAAAAATATGCTCAAAGGCTCTTTTTACTGTACTTGTTCCTGCTCCTGAAGATCCTGTTACAGCAACTACTGGATGACGTTTTGACATTTTTTAAAAACAATATCTCATGATTCTGACAGGTCATATGCCAACTTTATGTTTTACTTAAAAATATTTTTTTATTTATTAATTTTTTTTAAATTTCATCCATTATTTTATCTCCGATTTCACTGCAAGATGAAACTTCAGAAGACCCATCAGCTAAATCTGCTGTTCTAAATCCTTTTGATAAAACTTTATCAATGGCAGTTTCTAAATTTTCTGCAGCTTCTTCTTCATTTAATCCAATTTTTAACATCATGGAAGCAGATAAAAGCATTGCTATAGGATTCGCTATGTTTTTACCAGCTATGTCAGGAGCCGAACCATGAACAGGTTCAAAAACTCCTGGGCCATTATTGTTTAGAGAAGCAGATGGAAGCATACCAATAGAACCAGTTAACATCGCGGCTAAGTCGCTTAAGATATCTCCAAATAAATTACTTGTTAAAATTACATCAAATTGACCAGGATCTCTAACTAATTGCATTGCTGCATTATCAACGTACATATTGCTTAGAGATATATTTTTATCTTTTGAGGTGATATTTAAAACTGTATCTCTCCACAATTGACTAACCTCAAGGACGTTTGATTTATCAACAGAACATATTTTTTTATTTCTTTGGTTAGCAATTTTTATTGCTATTTCAGTTATTCGCTCTATCTCGGCCGAATCATAAATCATCGTATTGAAAGCTTTTGGGATTTTTGTATTTGTTATATGTCCTCTTGGCTTTCCAAAATAAATTCCCCCTATTAATTCTCTTACAACAATAAGATCTACATGCTCAACGATTTCTTTTTTTAATGTACTTGCATCTAATAGAGATTTTCTAATTTTGACAGGCCTGATATTTGCGAAAAGGTTTAGGGCAGATCTTAACTTTAGTAACCCACTTTCTGGCCTTAATTCTCTTGCAAGAGAGTCATATTTAATATCTCCAACACATGCTAAAAGTACAGCATCACTTTTTTTACATTGATCTATTGTCTCATCTGGGGCAGGAGTCCCATATCTTTCATAAGCTATCCCTCCAAATAATTTTTCAATAATCTCAATATCGAAATTATGATTTTTTGAAAGCTTTTTTAAAACTCTTTTTGAAACTTCTGAAATCTCTGGTCCAATTCCGTCTCCTGACAATAAAACAATCTTATATTTCTTCATTTAAATTTTTGTTTAATAGAACAATAAATTATTGCTTGTCTGATTGTCTAAGTTTTTTTGCTAATTCTGGTAATTTTTTAAAAATGCTTGAACTCCTTAGCCATGATTTATTTTCCATCGCGGGGAAACCACTAATTACCTTGCCATCTTCTATGTCACAATGAATTCCGCATTTTGAACTTGCTATTACATTATTACCAACTTTTACTCTATTATTCACTCCTACTTGCCCTGCCAAAATAACACCATCTCCAATATTTGCTCCTCCAGCGATACCAACTTGAGCTGCAAATGCACAATTCTTTCCAATTTTTACTCCATGACCTATTTGTATTAAATTATCCAACTTTGTTCCCTCATCAATAAAAGTAAAGCCAACTGCGGGTCTATCAATACAACAATTCGTTCCAATTTCTACAAAACTCATTATTTTTACACCACCTTTTTGAGGCATTTTTACCCATTTGCCATTTTTAGGAATAAAACCAAACCCCTCTGATCCAATAACAGAATTTGAATTAATTACACAATTATTTTTTAGAGTGGTATTTTCGTAAATAACACAATTTGGATGAATTATATTATTGTTTCCTATTCGAACATTGCCTAAAATTGATGATCCCGGAAGAATATGATTATTGTCTCCAATTACAGTATTTTCTCCAATATAGACATTAGGTCCAATATGGCAATCTGATCCAATTATTGCTGTTCTATCTATAACCGCTGAAGCGTGAATTCCTGGTTTGAAATTGATAGTTTTATATAAACAATCTAATACTTCTGCAAATGCAATTCTTGGATTTTTAACGATTATGTTTGATATATTGAGTTTCTTTAGTGTACTAACGATTTCATCGTTGTTATTAGTTATTAATGCTGATGCTTTAGTTTGATCTAATTTTTCTTTGAGGATATTATTTTCTTCTAAAAAAGATATTTGATGTTTAATTGCAGCATCAAGTGAGGCAGCATCTTGTATATTTAAATCTTCAAAAATATTGGCACTAATAAAATTTGAATTTCCTTTTTTTATTAGATCAACTAAATCACTTAAAAGCATTTTTCAGTTTTAATTTTTTTCTAAGAGAGAGCAAGAACATCTCTGTGTACGACAATTATCGAGGAGTTATTATTTTCATTATTATTTAAGATACTTCTTAATTTGTCGCTACTTATTGATACTAAACCTTTTGCAACTTCTTTATCATTTGTATTTACTATTTTAACTGCCTGATTAATCGTAAAGTTTCCTTCTACATTCTTAACACCAACCGCTAAAAGTGAGGCACCTTTTTTTTTAATTGCAAAAGAAGCGCCATCATCTAAAGTAATTTTCCCTACTGTTTGAATTGCATGTGAAAGCCAACTTTTTTTGTTTCCAATAGGTTTTTCTACTGGATAAAATAAAGTTCCAATTTTATTATCATTAAAAATTTCAATTAAGTTTTTTTTATTAGTTCCATCAACTAGTTGGACTTCTACTCCTCCTTTTGTTGCTATTTCTGCAGAAATTAATTTTGTAGAAATTCCTCCTGTTCCCCATTCATTATTTGAGTTTTGAATATTTTTATCTTTAATTTCCTTTAATTCACTATTATGAACTTCTTTAATAGGTTGCGCATCTTTATTATTACGTGGATCTTTTGAGTATAGATTTTCAATATCGGTTAATAAAATAAGCTTGTTAGCATTTATTGCCAAAGCAACTAAAGCAGAGAGGGTATCATTATCTCCATATTTAAGCTCTTCATTTGCTACGGTATCATTTTCATTTACTATTGGAATAACATTCAAATCAATTAATTTTTTTAAAGTTTTAGAAGCGTTATTAAAGGATTCTCGTGAATTAAAATCAGCTTTAGTTATTAAAATTTGAGCAATATTATGACCTAATTTATTAAATACTTTATCGTATAAGGACATTAAATTAACTTGACCTACTGCAGCAGTAGCTTGAAGGGTACTTAAATCATTTGGTCTCGTTTTAATATTTAATTTTTGGCAACCTAACCCAACCGCTCCACTAGTTACTAAAATTAATCTGTTTCCTTTGGAAAGAAAACTTGTAAAGGATCTAGAAAGGTTTTCAATAACTTCTTCAGTAGATGTTTTCTCTGTTCCTCTTAAAATGCTAGTACCAATTTTTATAACCCAAGTTTTCATTTTATAAAATGAGAAATTAATTTTTCTATAGTCAAAGTTAAATTAAATTTTATAGGCAAGCCATCTTTATTTAATCGCTTAACTAATATTGTTTTTATATCACATCTATTCCCAACAATAATATCTGTAAAAATCCTGTCGCCAATAATAGCTATATTTTTTGACTCTCTGCCAATTTCTTTGATAGCAGACAAAGTTACTTTTTTTCTTGGTTTTGAGGCATTGTATTTATACCTTAAATTTAATTCTTTCGCTATTTTTGCGATTCTTTTTTTTGATGGATTATTACTTATTAGATATAAGGAGAAAAGTTTTTTAGATTCTATGATCCAATTTTTTACAGCTTTTGGGATCATATTTGATTTTCTATTTACTAGAGTCCCATCCACGTCTAGCAATAAAGAATTAATTCCTTTTTTTTGCAACTCAGATTGAGAAATATTATATATTGGTAAGTTTGAATCCCAATTGACTTTTAGGATAGATCTCATTTATTTTAAGAACTACTTTTTTCAAGCTCAGTTTCAATCAAAGGTTGAATTTTATCGAACTCATCATCTTCAACCAGTAAGGCACCTTTGTCTTTTAATTTACCCACAATAAAAAAAGGATCTAGTGGTATATATAAGCCATATTCTTGGTCAAAAAGATTAAAGTTAACAAGCAATTCATAACTCTCACTATCATCATCTACGTAATCTTCTTCTAATTCATCATAAATTGGTTCTTCAAGTTCTCCTGATACTGTTAATGTAACTGCTGATCTGATAAGTCTTAAATCATGTTCTTGAAGAACTGCTTCAGCATTTTTTAGTATTTGTTCATTTTTATCTATTTTCTCAATTAATTCAGGTTCATCTTTTTCATTTATCTTAAAAAGACTTACCGGAGTATCAACTGGCGTTAATAAAGCATATTCTTGGCCTTCAACACTTACTAATTGTTCAAGATAACAAAATAGCTCGTTTCCATTTGAGTCATTTAATAAAAGAGTCTGTGCATCATAATTATCATTTGAATTGGCTTCTTTCATTTAAAAATTATCTATCCTTTTTAATACTAATATTTTATCTGACGTTTACCAGCTATTTCTTCTATTTCAGGACCTTCTTTGATCCATTGCTCAAGAATTATTTTTGCTGAGAAACTATCAATCAATCCCGATTTATCTTTTTTTATTCCAAATCTATCTGAAGATTCCCAAGTTGAACTATGTTCGTTGACGTAAGAAAATGGAAGCTTTAATTCATTTGAAAGTAATTTACCGTAATTTTTACAGTCAATAGCTTGAGTGGTCATTTGACCTTTCTCATCTAGTGGAATACCCACAATAAACCCAGTCAAATTCAATTCATTTATATAATTTCTAATGATTTTAATCTCTTGATTATTTTCAAACCGTTTTACTGCTGGAAGTATATTTGATGTTATGCAGAGGGGATCACAATAAGCTAAACCTATTCTTTTGGTACCTATATCCAAACTCAAAATTGACTTTGGTTTGGGTTTGCAAAATTTCACTTTGTTTTTAATGGAAAAGGAGATGGATATGGATTACCTTGTGGACTTAATTTTTCAAAGATTGATTCCAA
This is a stretch of genomic DNA from Prochlorococcus marinus XMU1412. It encodes these proteins:
- a CDS encoding DUF3727 domain-containing protein → MKEANSNDNYDAQTLLLNDSNGNELFCYLEQLVSVEGQEYALLTPVDTPVSLFKINEKDEPELIEKIDKNEQILKNAEAVLQEHDLRLIRSAVTLTVSGELEEPIYDELEEDYVDDDSESYELLVNFNLFDQEYGLYIPLDPFFIVGKLKDKGALLVEDDEFDKIQPLIETELEKSSS
- the ruvX gene encoding Holliday junction resolvase RuvX; its protein translation is MKFCKPKPKSILSLDIGTKRIGLAYCDPLCITSNILPAVKRFENNQEIKIIRNYINELNLTGFIVGIPLDEKGQMTTQAIDCKNYGKLLSNELKLPFSYVNEHSSTWESSDRFGIKKDKSGLIDSFSAKIILEQWIKEGPEIEEIAGKRQIKY
- a CDS encoding phosphoribulokinase, with protein sequence MSKRHPVVAVTGSSGAGTSTVKRAFEHIFAREDIVPAVVEGDSYHRFERMPMKKAMADALSKGENFSHFGPEANLFDKLEELFKIYGETGGGKKRYYLHSLEEAEEHNTRLGTALEPGQFTPWEDIPEGTDVLFYEGLHGGVEGDGYNVASYADLLVGVVPITNLEWIQKIHRDNAERGYSAETIVDTILRRMPDYINHICPQFSKTDINFQRIPTIDTSNPFICRNIPTPDESFVIIHFRKGAREKWGIDFQYLLGMINDSFMSSPTSIVVNGGKMGFAMELILTPIIHKMIEEKNK
- a CDS encoding YqeG family HAD IIIA-type phosphatase, translating into MRSILKVNWDSNLPIYNISQSELQKKGINSLLLDVDGTLVNRKSNMIPKAVKNWIIESKKLFSLYLISNNPSKKRIAKIAKELNLRYKYNASKPRKKVTLSAIKEIGRESKNIAIIGDRIFTDIIVGNRCDIKTILVKRLNKDGLPIKFNLTLTIEKLISHFIK
- the leuB gene encoding 3-isopropylmalate dehydrogenase; the protein is MKKYKIVLLSGDGIGPEISEVSKRVLKKLSKNHNFDIEIIEKLFGGIAYERYGTPAPDETIDQCKKSDAVLLACVGDIKYDSLARELRPESGLLKLRSALNLFANIRPVKIRKSLLDASTLKKEIVEHVDLIVVRELIGGIYFGKPRGHITNTKIPKAFNTMIYDSAEIERITEIAIKIANQRNKKICSVDKSNVLEVSQLWRDTVLNITSKDKNISLSNMYVDNAAMQLVRDPGQFDVILTSNLFGDILSDLAAMLTGSIGMLPSASLNNNGPGVFEPVHGSAPDIAGKNIANPIAMLLSASMMLKIGLNEEEAAENLETAIDKVLSKGFRTADLADGSSEVSSCSEIGDKIMDEI
- the lpxD gene encoding UDP-3-O-(3-hydroxymyristoyl)glucosamine N-acyltransferase; protein product: MLLSDLVDLIKKGNSNFISANIFEDLNIQDAASLDAAIKHQISFLEENNILKEKLDQTKASALITNNNDEIVSTLKKLNISNIIVKNPRIAFAEVLDCLYKTINFKPGIHASAVIDRTAIIGSDCHIGPNVYIGENTVIGDNNHILPGSSILGNVRIGNNNIIHPNCVIYENTTLKNNCVINSNSVIGSEGFGFIPKNGKWVKMPQKGGVKIMSFVEIGTNCCIDRPAVGFTFIDEGTKLDNLIQIGHGVKIGKNCAFAAQVGIAGGANIGDGVILAGQVGVNNRVKVGNNVIASSKCGIHCDIEDGKVISGFPAMENKSWLRSSSIFKKLPELAKKLRQSDKQ
- the proB gene encoding glutamate 5-kinase, with amino-acid sequence MKTWVIKIGTSILRGTEKTSTEEVIENLSRSFTSFLSKGNRLILVTSGAVGLGCQKLNIKTRPNDLSTLQATAAVGQVNLMSLYDKVFNKLGHNIAQILITKADFNSRESFNNASKTLKKLIDLNVIPIVNENDTVANEELKYGDNDTLSALVALAINANKLILLTDIENLYSKDPRNNKDAQPIKEVHNSELKEIKDKNIQNSNNEWGTGGISTKLISAEIATKGGVEVQLVDGTNKKNLIEIFNDNKIGTLFYPVEKPIGNKKSWLSHAIQTVGKITLDDGASFAIKKKGASLLAVGVKNVEGNFTINQAVKIVNTNDKEVAKGLVSISSDKLRSILNNNENNNSSIIVVHRDVLALS